From Sporosarcina sp. 6E9, a single genomic window includes:
- a CDS encoding histidine phosphatase family protein encodes MTTIGFVRHGVTAWNKAGRAQGSTDIPLDDEGIQMAEHVANRLATEPWDVIYSSQLSRAKKTAEIIAKRKPGIELFVDDRLREISGGQVEGTTLAERVERWGESWREADLGMELHEDLIARGLAFIEDVKAKHPNERVLVVSHGSFIRRLVSELVADEKLNESLGNTSVTVVKLQDETNYCELFNCMEHLQKSE; translated from the coding sequence ATGACAACAATCGGTTTTGTACGGCATGGTGTGACAGCTTGGAATAAAGCAGGCAGAGCGCAGGGGAGTACAGATATCCCGCTTGATGACGAAGGAATTCAAATGGCAGAACATGTTGCAAATCGACTGGCAACTGAACCATGGGATGTCATTTACTCAAGTCAACTAAGTCGTGCTAAAAAGACAGCAGAAATTATCGCAAAAAGAAAACCTGGTATCGAATTATTCGTGGATGATCGTCTACGTGAAATAAGTGGTGGGCAAGTTGAAGGCACTACGTTAGCGGAAAGAGTTGAAAGATGGGGAGAATCATGGCGTGAGGCCGATTTGGGCATGGAATTGCATGAGGACCTCATCGCTAGAGGACTGGCTTTTATTGAGGACGTAAAGGCAAAACATCCGAATGAAAGAGTATTAGTCGTAAGTCACGGAAGTTTTATTCGTAGACTTGTGAGCGAACTTGTAGCCGATGAGAAGCTAAATGAAAGTTTGGGGAATACGTCTGTCACTGTTGTTAAGCTTCAAGACGAAACGAATTACTGCGAACTTTTTAATTGCATGGAACACTTGCAGAAATCTGAATAA
- a CDS encoding ring-cleaving dioxygenase has product MSKKTMGTHHITAIVGDPQENVDFYASVLGLRLVKKTVNFGDKVRYHLYFGNEEGSPGTLITFFAWPGAENGKVGDGEVGVSSYVVPVGAIEFWKNRLEKFEIPYTETERFGEQYLQFQDPHGLLLEIVEREEGSPNKWEFGGVTEDVAIKGLGGATLYSAKSAETAEVLSNVLGLELVGEEGDYIRFKSASELGNVIDIKTTSFGKGQQGPGVVHHIAWRTKDDTEQLAWKSFVEENGFKVTPVKDRNYFKAIYFREPGGTLFEIATDPPGFARDESLDTMGEKLMLPKQFEDEREELENILIPVEVRELK; this is encoded by the coding sequence ATGTCTAAAAAAACAATGGGGACCCACCATATTACAGCGATTGTAGGCGATCCACAGGAAAACGTCGATTTTTATGCAAGTGTATTGGGGTTACGATTAGTAAAGAAAACCGTAAACTTTGGAGATAAAGTAAGATATCATTTGTATTTTGGAAATGAGGAAGGGTCTCCAGGAACACTAATAACATTTTTTGCTTGGCCAGGTGCTGAGAACGGTAAAGTAGGCGATGGTGAAGTTGGTGTATCCTCCTATGTAGTTCCAGTAGGTGCCATTGAGTTTTGGAAAAATAGACTTGAAAAATTTGAAATTCCGTACACTGAAACGGAGCGGTTTGGCGAACAATATTTACAATTTCAAGATCCCCACGGTCTTCTTTTGGAAATAGTGGAACGTGAAGAAGGTTCACCTAACAAATGGGAATTTGGAGGCGTTACTGAAGACGTTGCGATCAAAGGCCTAGGCGGGGCAACACTGTATTCCGCGAAATCAGCTGAAACAGCAGAAGTTTTGAGTAATGTATTAGGGCTTGAACTTGTTGGCGAAGAAGGCGATTATATTCGGTTTAAATCGGCAAGTGAATTGGGGAACGTCATAGATATCAAGACGACTTCATTTGGCAAAGGCCAACAGGGCCCTGGCGTTGTGCATCATATCGCTTGGCGAACGAAGGATGATACGGAACAGTTGGCATGGAAGAGTTTTGTTGAGGAGAATGGGTTTAAGGTGACTCCAGTAAAAGACCGGAATTACTTCAAAGCGATTTACTTTAGAGAACCCGGCGGCACGTTGTTTGAAATTGCTACGGATCCACCTGGATTTGCCCGTGATGAGTCACTTGATACGATGGGTGAAAAACT